The proteins below come from a single Streptomyces sp. MRC013 genomic window:
- the sodN gene encoding superoxide dismutase, Ni, whose protein sequence is MLSRLFAPKVRVSAHCDLPCGVYDPAQARIEAESVKAVQEKMAANDDPHFQARATVIKEQRAELAKHHVSVLWSDYFKAPHFEKYPELHQLVNDTLKALSAAKASTDPKTGEKALELIAEIDRIFWETKKA, encoded by the coding sequence ATGCTCTCCCGCCTGTTTGCCCCGAAGGTCAGGGTCAGCGCCCACTGCGACCTGCCCTGCGGTGTCTACGACCCCGCCCAGGCCCGTATCGAGGCCGAGTCGGTCAAGGCCGTCCAGGAGAAGATGGCCGCCAACGACGACCCGCACTTCCAGGCCCGCGCCACGGTGATCAAGGAGCAGCGCGCCGAGCTCGCGAAGCACCACGTCTCCGTGCTGTGGAGCGACTACTTCAAGGCCCCGCACTTCGAGAAGTACCCGGAGCTGCACCAGCTGGTCAACGACACCCTGAAGGCCCTGTCGGCCGCCAAGGCGTCGACGGACCCGAAGACCGGCGAGAAGGCCCTGGAGCTCATCGCCGAGATCGACCGCATCTTCTGGGAGACCAAGAAGGCCTGA
- a CDS encoding ATP-binding cassette domain-containing protein produces the protein MPLHYQACTFRYPRGSRPVLDRLDLRFSPGHTVLLGPNGAGKSTLLSLGASATAPRSGSVRYGRLDPADRKHVRAYRRKVSWLPQRPGFLPGMTCREHVAYVGWLKGMRERDAWRAASRAIERGELADKLTDKIRTLSGGQRQRIAIAQALVHDAELLLLDEPTVGLDPHQRRRFLDLLISLRGTVHVIVSTHDIGDLDEAFDEVVVLEAGRSRFRGTVDEFAARARPGCAPGRRLESAYASLLEAAE, from the coding sequence GTGCCCCTGCACTACCAAGCCTGCACCTTCCGCTACCCGCGCGGTTCACGACCGGTCCTCGACCGGCTCGACCTGCGGTTCTCACCGGGGCACACCGTCCTGCTGGGTCCCAACGGCGCGGGTAAGAGCACCCTGCTGTCCCTGGGCGCGAGCGCCACCGCGCCCCGCTCCGGGTCCGTCCGGTACGGGCGGCTCGACCCGGCCGACCGAAAACACGTACGGGCCTACCGGCGCAAGGTGTCGTGGCTGCCGCAGCGTCCCGGCTTCCTGCCGGGGATGACGTGCAGGGAGCACGTGGCGTACGTGGGCTGGCTCAAGGGCATGCGAGAGCGCGACGCCTGGCGGGCGGCGTCGCGGGCGATCGAGCGGGGGGAGCTCGCCGACAAGCTCACCGACAAGATCAGGACGTTGTCCGGTGGACAGCGGCAGCGGATCGCCATCGCCCAGGCCCTCGTCCACGACGCCGAACTGCTGCTGCTCGACGAACCCACCGTGGGGCTGGACCCGCACCAGCGCCGCCGCTTCCTCGATCTGCTGATCTCGCTCCGCGGCACCGTCCACGTGATCGTCTCCACCCACGACATCGGCGACCTCGACGAGGCGTTCGACGAGGTCGTCGTCCTGGAGGCGGGCCGGTCGAGGTTCCGGGGGACGGTCGACGAGTTCGCCGCACGCGCCCGGCCCGGCTGTGCTCCGGGCCGGCGCCTGGAGAGCGCGTACGCGTCGCTGCTGGAGGCGGCCGAGTGA
- a CDS encoding amino acid ABC transporter permease has protein sequence MTTDLKKDPGGSVPPSGPEAIKAIPVRHYGRYASAAVAIAAFVAIVYAFAQGKINWDAIPDYFFDDRIVEGVGQTLLLTVLSMTIGIVGGILLAVMRLSKNPVTSSIAWFYIWFFRGTPVLVQLFVWFNLGLVFEYINLGPVYKDEWSDFMTPFLTALLGLGLNEAAYMAEICRAGLLAVDEGQTEAAHALGMSHGKTLRRIVVPQAMRVIVPPTGNEVINMLKTTSLVAAVQYYELLRNAQDIGQASGAPVEMLFLAATWYLIMTSILSVGQYYLERYYARGSSRSLPATPWQKVKTHLLSFSSRQGGTA, from the coding sequence GTGACAACTGACCTGAAGAAGGACCCGGGGGGCTCCGTCCCGCCCTCCGGCCCCGAGGCGATCAAGGCGATCCCGGTCCGCCACTACGGCCGGTACGCCAGCGCCGCCGTCGCCATAGCCGCCTTCGTCGCGATCGTCTACGCGTTCGCGCAGGGCAAGATCAACTGGGACGCGATCCCCGACTACTTCTTCGACGACCGGATCGTCGAGGGCGTCGGCCAGACGCTGCTCCTGACCGTCCTGTCGATGACCATCGGCATCGTCGGCGGCATCCTGCTCGCCGTCATGCGGCTGTCGAAGAACCCGGTCACCTCGTCCATCGCCTGGTTCTACATCTGGTTCTTCCGGGGCACCCCGGTCCTGGTCCAGCTGTTCGTCTGGTTCAACCTGGGCCTGGTCTTCGAGTACATCAACCTCGGCCCGGTCTACAAGGACGAGTGGTCCGACTTCATGACGCCGTTCCTCACGGCGCTCCTGGGCCTGGGTCTCAACGAGGCCGCGTACATGGCCGAGATCTGCCGGGCGGGCCTCCTCGCGGTCGACGAGGGCCAGACCGAGGCCGCCCACGCGCTGGGCATGAGCCACGGCAAGACCCTGCGCCGCATCGTGGTCCCGCAGGCCATGCGCGTCATCGTGCCCCCCACGGGCAACGAGGTCATCAACATGCTGAAGACGACCTCGCTGGTGGCGGCGGTGCAGTACTACGAACTCCTGCGCAACGCGCAGGACATCGGGCAGGCGTCCGGCGCCCCGGTGGAGATGCTGTTCCTGGCGGCCACCTGGTACCTGATCATGACGTCGATCCTCAGTGTCGGGCAGTACTACCTGGAGCGGTACTACGCGCGCGGAAGCTCCCGCTCGCTTCCGGCCACCCCGTGGCAGAAGGTGAAGACGCACCTGCTGTCGTTCTCCAGCCGGCAGGGAGGCACGGCATGA
- a CDS encoding amino acid ABC transporter ATP-binding protein, translated as MTATAMVKAEGVHKSYGTAHILKGIDLEVAPGEVFCLIGPSGSGKSTFLRCINHLEKINAGRLYVDGELVGYRQKGDKLYELGDSEVALKRRDIGMVFQRFNLFPHMTAVENVMEAPVQVRRESKAVARERALKLLDRVGLGDRAGHYPSQLSGGQQQRVAIARALAMEPKLMLFDEPTSALDPELVGDVLDVMRDLAESGMTMVVVTHEMGFAREVGDSLVFMDGGVVVESGTPRDVLTNPQHDRTKAFLSKVL; from the coding sequence ATGACCGCGACCGCCATGGTGAAGGCCGAGGGCGTCCACAAGTCCTACGGCACCGCGCACATCCTCAAGGGCATCGACCTGGAGGTGGCGCCGGGCGAGGTGTTCTGCCTCATCGGCCCCTCCGGTTCCGGCAAGTCGACGTTCCTGCGCTGCATCAACCACCTCGAGAAGATCAACGCCGGCCGGCTGTACGTCGACGGCGAGCTGGTCGGCTACCGCCAGAAGGGCGACAAGCTGTACGAGCTCGGGGACAGCGAGGTCGCGCTGAAGCGGCGGGACATCGGCATGGTGTTCCAGCGCTTCAACCTCTTCCCGCACATGACGGCCGTGGAGAACGTCATGGAGGCCCCGGTCCAGGTCAGGCGGGAGTCCAAGGCGGTGGCCCGGGAGCGGGCGCTGAAACTGCTGGACCGGGTCGGCCTCGGCGACCGCGCCGGGCACTACCCGTCCCAGCTCTCCGGCGGCCAGCAGCAGCGGGTGGCGATCGCCCGCGCCCTGGCGATGGAGCCGAAGCTGATGCTCTTCGACGAGCCCACGTCGGCGCTCGACCCGGAGCTCGTGGGCGACGTGCTGGACGTCATGCGGGACCTGGCCGAGTCGGGCATGACGATGGTCGTGGTCACCCACGAGATGGGCTTCGCGCGCGAGGTCGGCGACTCGCTGGTGTTCATGGACGGCGGCGTGGTGGTCGAGTCGGGCACCCCGCGGGACGTCCTGACGAACCCGCAGCACGACCGGACGAAGGCGTTCCTGTCGAAGGTGCTCTGA
- the sodX gene encoding nickel-type superoxide dismutase maturation protease yields the protein MTERGREPLLPFGIAEVTGPSMVPALHHGDRLLVHYGAPLRPGAVAVLRHPLQQDLLIVKRLAERREGGWWVLGDNRAAEAVDSRAFGAVPDELVLGRVRARYRGVRPGRQRSVGVVLAWLLSAVRPVPARSVSRRLRAR from the coding sequence ATGACGGAACGGGGGCGCGAGCCCTTGCTGCCCTTCGGGATCGCGGAGGTGACGGGGCCCTCCATGGTGCCCGCGCTGCACCACGGCGACCGGCTGCTGGTGCACTACGGCGCGCCGCTGCGCCCCGGCGCGGTGGCCGTGCTGCGCCACCCGCTCCAGCAGGACCTGCTGATCGTCAAGCGGCTGGCGGAGCGGCGCGAGGGCGGCTGGTGGGTGCTGGGGGACAACCGGGCCGCCGAGGCGGTGGACAGCAGGGCCTTCGGAGCGGTCCCCGACGAGCTGGTGCTGGGCCGCGTGCGGGCGCGGTACCGGGGCGTCCGGCCCGGGCGTCAGCGGTCCGTCGGCGTCGTGCTGGCGTGGCTCCTCTCGGCCGTGCGGCCGGTGCCCGCGCGCTCGGTCTCCAGGCGCTTGCGGGCCCGGTAG
- a CDS encoding CGNR zinc finger domain-containing protein, translating to MELASYSDYAVRLVNTEEPARGRDALTSVEAVRDLFDGMTQMSRRLTDTDVNRFRAVRARLRAVFTAADEGDRSRAVDLLNSLLLEFPVSPQISGHDLLDDKGHPRWHMHLAEHPSNATAGYAAVAAMGLAFHLTEFGADRLGLCQAVPCRNAYLDTSTNRSRRYCSDRCATRANVAAYRARKRLETERAGTGRTAERSHASTTPTDR from the coding sequence GTGGAACTGGCCTCCTACTCGGACTACGCCGTACGTCTGGTGAACACCGAGGAACCGGCGCGCGGCAGGGACGCCCTCACCTCCGTCGAGGCGGTGCGGGACCTGTTCGACGGGATGACCCAGATGTCCCGCCGGCTGACCGACACGGACGTGAACCGGTTCCGGGCGGTGCGCGCGCGGCTGCGGGCGGTCTTCACCGCGGCCGACGAGGGCGACCGGTCCCGGGCGGTGGACCTGCTGAACTCGCTGCTGCTGGAGTTCCCGGTCAGCCCGCAGATCTCCGGCCACGACCTGCTCGACGACAAGGGCCACCCCCGTTGGCACATGCACCTGGCCGAGCACCCGTCGAACGCGACCGCCGGGTACGCCGCCGTCGCCGCCATGGGCCTGGCCTTCCACCTCACGGAGTTCGGCGCCGACCGGCTGGGCCTGTGCCAGGCGGTCCCGTGCCGCAACGCGTACCTGGACACCTCCACCAACCGCTCCCGCCGCTACTGCTCCGACCGCTGCGCCACCCGCGCGAACGTGGCCGCCTACCGGGCCCGCAAGCGCCTGGAGACCGAGCGCGCGGGCACCGGCCGCACGGCCGAGAGGAGCCACGCCAGCACGACGCCGACGGACCGCTGA